The sequence below is a genomic window from Silene latifolia isolate original U9 population chromosome 7, ASM4854445v1, whole genome shotgun sequence.
TGTGTTTGCTTGTATCCTTGTTTAAATTTCAGTTGGGATGCTGAATGAGTATATTGTGTTTGCTGGTTTGATAGGATAATTTTTTGATGGGATGCTGAAGGAGTATATTGTGTTTGCTGGTTTTATATTCTGATTCATCGTGATGTACCCATTTCCTTTCTTGGCCTAATTATCTTTGATATTGACCCATGTTTGCTGCCACAAGGGGCTTATCATGTTGAAGTTCTCTTGTTGTTTTACATTTGAGTTTTCATGTTATGTCTACTCTTGATGAGGCACTTATATGTGGTCGTGTTGCTCAATGAGGATAAATTGCTTGCTGAGAGTAATGTGTTAATCTCAATGAAAGTCTGCATTTGACTGAGAGGTTACTTGTTGGTATTGCTTTATTGATTTGGAAAGGATCCATATAACCCTATGAATAAGAGTtccatgtagtttgcatgttgaAGCACTCTTGTTCTTAGATTTATATGGGTATTGACCTATGTTTGCTGCCACCAAGGGGCTTATCATGTTGAGGTTCTCTTGTTGTTTTACATTTGAGTATCCATGTTATGTCTACTCTTGAAGAGGCACTTACATGTGGTCATGTTGCTCAATAAGGATAAATTGCTTGCTGAGAGTAACCATGTGATTGTATACATAGTGCATATGCCAACATGCCATTCATTGTTCATTATCCAAAAtgtcattcattcattcattgcATACATAGTTCAAACTCCAAAATGCTTAGCTCACATATTCTTACCAATTTCTAAAGTTAAATTGCCTGATCTTTTTTATGTTTGCAATGACAAACTATCATGTTAACAATAGCTCTGATGATAATTTCTCATTTAAGCAACAAACTAGTTTGTTCAAAAGGGGACTTGGAGCCTAAGTATAACATGAGTTGATCTAATCACCTATCACACCACATGTAATTAAAAACTGACTGCATTCCCTCACCAATTCTTCATCAACTTGTAAATTTCGAGGTAGTGTCCCTTTCCTTCTTTGTGCAGCCTTGACCAAATGTGGTAGTGGAAAGTCATTGTGAccttttattttcataatttcCATCATACAAGCTTGCAAGCTTAGCAACACATTGTCTAAAGCTTCAAATGTCTCTGCTTCATCTGCTTCAGTCACATTCTTGACCAACTCTTCAACTGTCTTAGCTGTAAACTCATCTTGCAAAGATTGTATAGACCTAATGTAACACCcctatctaccaaggagccttaacaagaccttccctagcagatacagtcattaccatctcggttgcccgaggagtAGTAAATATCAtgacgtcaataaaagaactaattaagtttattacaagtttaacttaATAATAGAAAGGTAGAACTGATAGACAAACTACTATAACTACGGTGATACTATCCATACCAAGACTTGGTGAAAGACTCGTCCTTCTGACGCACCCagctaagctccacatatcaacacctgctaagactgactgctcaccataatggctCACagtagacacaacacaagaaagGAACACAGACAACAACATACAAAGTTAGTAACTGaagaacaaacacaaaacacaaggtacaacatacaaaatccaactccacctccaacCATCCATCAACCATCTGACTAACCCAAAGGAaaaagtcctgccagaatatccatcgcattAGATATTCTATACcacgagtgggggaccgcatcctttcccacctaagccccgctcatctcaatcgagcgaataacccatgtccattaatgtgcacatccccttgtggCGGGAACCAccaggggcgaatcaagggcatgaagccattcccgagatgactctactcagccgaggacgcacctcgcaaacacaGACAAccacaaccaatcacaataccAATAATAATCATCCTAACACAAAACAAgcaacagtactgagtagaaaACCTACCTTCAGCAATCAACAGCAACACCGCATACAACCATATGAAGAGAAACCAAACACCTTTACCACCTATAACAAACAGTATGGCAAACCCTATTACTACCAACCATAACCACAACAGAACCTAAGgatgctgatgatgatgatgacttacctatgctcGGCATTCCGGCGACAAAACCGCTACTCGACTCATGTCTCCCATCCCATGGTGTCTCCAAGCATAAAGGGTTCCAAAATATGAAGGTTGGCGAAGGAGAGAAATGTATCGgcgattaggtttaggaagaaataaAATGACTGAAGACCTTCCTTGtgtgacctactcgatcgagtagcctacgctaGATCGAGTTTCCTCATCCCAAAGGTTATTGTAACGTAAGGTCGAACTAATAAAGGTCTTAAGAGGTCTaacatgtgtctaaggtcagtcaacggtgGTCAACAGGTTCCTAACGGGGCGGATATTACACCTATAGAAACCTAAGTCTAAGATATTTAAATCAGGAAAGTTGGGTGGTTGTTGACTTAACTTGATATTGAAACCATCTGATGTGGCCGCCTCTATAAAATCTTTATCTTTCTCAATGATGTGTGGCTTAGCATTATCTTGTTGAATGCTTATTTCTTTTGATACAGTTGCTGGCCATTTTTCTTTAATGGCTGGTATCACATAATTGATCAAAGTTTCCTTGGTAACTTTCTTGGTGATGGATTCAATGGGTTTTGTGACTATTGTACCTGCATCTCTATTCTTACTTTTCCTCTTGGTTGGTTCTTGGCAAGTAAATGGCCATATGCCAAGCTTCCCAACAAATTGAACCTCCCCATTTTCCTTGTACGTGGCCCTTGAAACAGCAGCCAAGAACATAATTTTGGTTATGTATCTCTTGCTCTTACAACTTCTATATGGAAGTGCTTCATTGCTGCGAATGTAGTATCTGCACTTTGAATTTATCATATAAAATCACTTTTCATCTATGTTAATAATATGGCTCATTTTCTTAAACATGACACACCTTAACAGTTTATCAAAGACTAATTACCCCATTATAAAATGCAGCCTGATATACTTGCTGTCTTGACTTAATGCTGGGTGTATATGCAGTTTGTGTGAGACTTAATTAAACTTGTTTAACCCATCTATGGCAGGTAGAAGGTGAATGACCTATTGCCTTCGCCAACCTATTCAAGGTGGTTCTCTTTGACACatcccaaattttcaattttgcagttaaaatggacggacggattcaaccaaagacgctcggattccctaaagacgagcggattccccttaaggacgctcggattctccttggtctacccggattcagttccatccgtgcacttgcatatcccttgtcatttttcattcttcaaatcccgtgttcttcattgtaggggcactacaaaggcatgaatagcctaggcaattgctatccccacattaagctaaagcactacacatcaattaaattattagtccctcgctcacttctctcaaaaatgataattatcttgatcaaagcataaaaatccaaaaatgataaaaaatgcaatgtaagaattaaaatgcaagttagggagttagaaatatttacaaatggtggtttggagaggactccaccaaactctcatccttagtgagatgtcatgggggcatgtccaatgtgttgttgatgttgctcaacaccttgaaaaagtagtcaaaagcttgttcattatcatgataaagatcttcaatagacctttgcccttgttgtccttcatgttggtctttatcgatagcattaccaatatagggattgaaaatcccttcaaactcatcgtcccaaagaccacttacttcatctacttgatcactaaagatctcttgagttgatagagacaactctcctactttcttgtcttggccaatgaggctatcctcttcattgcttgactttggtgagcttttaaagctctctttgttacaattcacttgctctttgaatggagcatcatcaactttcttcttccattggaattccgacttcttcctatcatccttccggctataatgatcaaccataaaacatggttcatgcaaatggggagctctcatggtcttgtcaagattgaaagttatgctctcatctcccacttctagagtgagctctcaatgcttcacatcaatcaccgcacccgcggtgtgcaagaaaggtcgtcctagaatgattggaatgttggagtcttcttccatgtcaacaatgagaaagtccaccgggatgaaaaatttcccaactcttacgggaacatcttcccatatccctaatggtgtcttcgtcgatctattggccatttggagtgtgatattggtgtatttaagctctcccatccctaaccttttactcaccgagtacggcataacactcacactagcccctagatcacataaggctttgttgatcgtggtgtcgccaatagtacacggtattgagaagcttcccggatctttaagttttggaggtgaactcccttgaagtattgcactactcaccttagtgaaggcgatagtctcaagcttccggattgacttcttctttgtgaggatgtctttcatgtattttgcataggccggcacgtggttgattaattccgtgaaaggaatcgagacttcgaaattcttcacaatttccctaaattttccaagttggtcatcaaatttgggcttggcttgacgacttggaaaaggaagtctaatcacaatgggatccttctccttgaccttgtcttcatttttctttaaaacttcttcttttgatagTTCTCCATCCTTGgtgttttgcacaacttcttctttgtcactagcttccacaacttcatcctcaacttgcttcttcggtgcttcataccttgtaccactcctcaagtgaatggcactaaccgtttcatgtcttgggggattactttgaggtggtaattgccccttttgtctttgtgagcttgaagatgctagttgagtcaattgggtttccaacattttggtgtgagctaggatgttgttgatggtgatttcctttgcttgactatccttttgcatttgagtgaaaaactcttgttgattcttttgcatttggaggaccgctttttgaacatcaaaactttggtcattttgttgattgtatggagtttgattttggtaaccttggttttggttgtaaaagggtctttgattttggtttctcatgtgAGGTGGGgtatatgttggttgagggttttgaacattttggcttttgtatgagagatttggatggaatttggtgttttcattgtaatagtttgaataagaggtaccactcttgtatgctggaaaagcattcacttgttcatttgttcccctacattcactttggtcatgtcccaaagttccataattctcacatatcccacttgggattgatgaagatgccgtcatggcattaacatgatgctttggtcaTTTTGAGGCTtattcaagtctagccatagctttttcaaacttcaaaatgatggtatcaatgtgagcactaagttgagcacccaattgagtaatggagtccacttcatgctttcctcctctagtagccttgcgaggtctactatattgtgagttatggaccgccatttcctcaattttgttccaagtttgattgtcatcaacttcggtgagcattccatttgatcccatgttgagaatgtttcttgaatcttcataaagaccgttccaaaattgttgtaccaagaaccactcgcgaagtccatgatgaggacatgagcgacaaattcctttgaatcgctaccaagcttcatacaaagattcttcatctctttgcttaaagcccgtaatttgagctcttagcatgttagtcttttccggtggatagaactttttgtagaaagctagagccaacttcttccaagaatcaattccgagagtagccttatcaaggcctttcaaccattgtttcgcggtgccaattagagaaaaaggaaataagatccatcgaatttggtcttgagttacaccggtttgagaaatcgcatcacaatagtcgcaaaaattctccatatgagagtgagggtcttcactaggcatccccccaaattggcttcttttgactaattggataaatgcggatttggcaataaaatttcctgttaagtgttgtggtgtgggagtaccattgggtaggttctcctcggttggtacggaatgtgatgaaaatttaggcattgtgggttgattttgtgttggattttgtgttgggttctcctcaccttctcttgcaaaagggttgatgaactcaatagtatttggttgaatatctacaacctcaccaatacctctcaaagttctcctagcaagtcttctattgtttgtcaaagtcctttcaatttcgtgatcaaagggtaacaagttaccttgtgattttctagacatgcaaaatatcaaacaactcgaaaataattagaaccaatcttgaggagttttacttccccaaggcaaagaaagacacaactaataacaatacaagaaaatgtaaatcaagttaacaccgtccccggcaacgacgtcatttttggtcggactctcgaggaggtttagttttcggtacttgtcgttaggagcacctagaccaaaacacaatttataacttcaccaacaactctacaattagtaaagaagcaagtaaaggtcggatcccaagggacgggaattcagatgagattttctattgcaactagtggtgtctaagggtgtcacaatttgggttttgaagtagaagatcactaaactaaatagcaatgaaagtaaacaagcaagataaattaaaagggatgtaaacaattgataaaaagcactagggtgtcatggggtcataggggattcatgggaattgatcatacaaatatattctcaaattataagcaagcaattattgttgtgatggatcgagttggtttatatcttacaatcctaggaaagtttgggtcccggagccgaatctattagattgtacaacacctacaagtcgacttaatctttcctactcaactatatgcatggtctaatgagactcgagttggtttatgtcttacaaatctcatggaaaagataggtgatgggtaataaatgcaaggattcataggctcgcatttcatcaaacataacatgtgcataagttgagatcacaacaagcaaacaaataaactatgaaaacatattagattaagcatgaatcattccccatgttggtttcctctaattacccattaaccttagctaaggaaactactcactcattatcatgttgaacatgctagcaaggttgtcaatcataccaataaagtgaaacatgatgaataaatgaagataaataacaaaaattataaagggattaagagaattatacctactaatgattccaataatgaagcaaagaataatagaagtacttgatgatagattggaaggttgtcaatctcccaataataacccaaatagtcttcaattacccaaaataaaggatgaacaagagagaaattaaggaaataaaacttgtattaaaacttgtttaaatgttgattacaagattaaagagagatttgattgatattaactacactaaagattgctaagaagaacatgctcttctaattagactaatggggtatttatagtggggattagttacataaattaggttttagtaagggcttaaatgacgattaagtccttgaggaatcgccggtctctagggagactccggtctctttttctccggtcttagaaaaagatgcacatccttccttgaagtttgtagaagacgaaatagctgtaagggaaatccgggcgtcttaggcacgggacgggcggatttaggtgttcctggacgggcgtccagctggggaagacgctcggattggcgggGTTTTGGATGGgtgtcttgtggaggaagacgctcggattgtaggccttggacgggcggatccaaggcaatccgctcggattgtcttacagcttcattccttcttcttttcttcctttttcttcatagaatccttgaggatttcctcggggatgcaaggatcttttctcatcattgcccatctactatagtatgtacaagggTCTTCTAATATTGTCTcctcttgatgcttggtcattgaatcaatccatttagcttcattttgccatgaaaatgcaaggtttgcactcctttcctaccaaggacacaaaacctcaaagaatatgcaaaacaaaggactaaagacaataaatgactcaaatatgcactaaaaagcatgggaacaaggctaattcggggactaaatatgctctaattatggtcacatcacagcTCTC
It includes:
- the LOC141590267 gene encoding uncharacterized protein LOC141590267; the protein is MGYYIRSNEALPYRSCKSKRYITKIMFLAAVSRATYKENGEVQFVGKLGIWPFTCQEPTKRKSKNRDAGTIVTKPIESITKKVTKETLINYVIPAIKEKWPATVSKEISIQQDNAKPHIIEKDKDFIEAATSDGFNIKLSQQPPNFPDLNILDLGGKGVWFLFIWLYAVLLLIAEAKTVEELVKNVTEADEAETFEALDNVLLSLQACMMEIMKIKGHNDFPLPHLVKAAQRRKGTLPRNLQVDEELIPLKEATLRGWVPELEQLHANIASASRDFQIAKEERIILMEDNAFLKTVLSSSLV